In the Triticum aestivum cultivar Chinese Spring chromosome 2B, IWGSC CS RefSeq v2.1, whole genome shotgun sequence genome, ATTTCATGATTATATGATACAAATTTCAAAACAGAACCAATATTTGCACAGTTGGATCTAGTAAAGTCACAAGTACCACGAACCTGATCATTAAGGAAGCATCGGATCATAAATAGATAGTAGTACAACAGTACTGAAATCTTACATATCAATATTAGGCCTCAGGAGTGTCGAGATGCCACAGAATCGTGTGCCCATAAAAGTCTTGGCAACTGCTACAAATCAGTACCCAAAATACACTAGAGGTCATAATCGCAGGCCATTACAAGTCCATTACGGACAATGATCAAACTACTAGTAATAAGTTCCTACATCACATAACTGGTTTGCTTGAGTCCTTAGTCTTAGTATGGAGGACTTGGTCGCCTGATTTCATCTTCTTCACACGTTCACTTGAGCTATGAAATCAAAAGGAAAAAGTTCATAAAAGATGACATGTACTTAAATCATTGTAGCAAACTGTAGCAAATAAAAGAACACAAAATAGTTGCTACTGTCCGCACAACCTTGCTAATTAATActtcctccgttctaaaatagatgacccaactttatactaattttagtacaaaattgggtcatctattttggaatggagggagtacactaCATATTTCAGTATTTTTAAACACATGAATGATAGATACTCGTATCAGTGAATATAGTTGTGACCAATTTCAACTAAAAACTGTACTTGTTATACATCGCGCCGTGATCATGGTAAGCAAACTGATGTCAACATCCACTCAGAAAGAACTGTACTTGCTACAGAGTTTTGATCGTGGTTTTCAATTTTGAATTTTCTTCGTTGTGCTTTAAGTAGGCAATAACTACTCACAGCAGGTGATAAAATGACTAGGTATTTCGTTGTGAAAAAATTGATTACGCTATTGGCACCAACAGTTACTGAACAGCGGTGATCTTTTTCTATCATCTGCAACGGTGAGATTCTACTTAAATTTAAATGAAAAACTTGGCAATTTGGCATGAAAGGTGGACGCAGCTTCAACTGCACAGATGTCATTTTTAACTTTTTTTATTATATAAATGTGGTAGATATCATTTCAATTGAAATTATGACATTGCAAAAATGGTGAAaaaaaatcttgaatttttttCCTGATTGCCGTCTATTAGATTGGCATTATCACCACTCCTAAACTTAACAAATACCACTCAGCACAAATAACAAACAAAGCAACAGCTTGTATGCTGGGCAGAAATATAAATTTGAGATGCAAATACCTGGTGGGATTTTAAGAACTTAGGAAGTTCTGAGGGAAGAAAGGTTTGGAGAAAAGTGGCGTTTCGCCGAACCATGTCAGCGTCTTTGCCCAAGAGGTCTTCCTTTCCATTAATATATGGATGAATTGAAAGCAGCTTTTTGGTACACATATCAAGAGTAACTACGGAAACCTTGTCAACATGTTCCAGACGCTCCGACATCAGAAAATATACCACATTTGGGTCCTCCATACTTACAACAGGATGCTTCAGAAGTTCATGCGGGAGTTGAGGGTTGATACTCCACAATTCATAGCATCTGATGAAGAAAAGCATATCCCACTCCATGCCACCACTCTGTGTTATCCTCAAAGCGTAGTAGGTGATCGTGAAACCCTCATTGTCACCATAGCCTAGTGGATCAATAATGTTACCATCCTTACAGACTACATCAACAAACCTCAGCTCATCACAACCCATGCTGCCTTTGGTTACACCGACAGCGCGGCTCGCCTCCTGGAACCTCAATGAACATTGATGTAAACGAGGCGCAATTATAGGTAGTCGGAGGTAAAAAATGTTTGGCTTTTGTTTGAACACCTCACAGAATAAGATGCCTCCCCCGCCGTAATTAACCCAACACAAAAACTTGTTGAATGGAACTACTCTGTCCGTTCTCCAACTGTCCAAATCAGATCTTTCATGTCCCTCGTACTGGATTGGCAGCCACTTCTCACTCTTCCACTCGTGAAGACGATTGCTTACTTTGGAGCGGAGGACACACAGCTC is a window encoding:
- the LOC123044505 gene encoding uncharacterized protein isoform X2, which gives rise to MAAALPDWMMLERFVFCRESLLDSEAAPFIKADGTSSHGGSFSVAFLVLQPPGISRLYLQWPGGPKGGSQCVLVAAHRNLVLFRLTPDPVITRKAPFVDYRQDHFICGAQFSPSQRSLLLRKIPKCDQPALVDWRDGEKLNLRRSNDEWGKIEAELCVLRSKVSNRLHEWKSEKWLPIQYEGHERSDLDSWRTDRVVPFNKFLCWVNYGGGGILFCEVFKQKPNIFYLRLPIIAPRLHQCSLRFQEASRAVGVTKGSMGCDELRFVDVVCKDGNIIDPLGYGDNEGFTITYYALRITQSGGMEWDMLFFIRCYELWSINPQLPHELLKHPVVSMEDPNVVYFLMSERLEHVDKVSVVTLDMCTKKLLSIHPYINGKEDLLGKDADMVRRNATFLQTFLPSELPKFLKSHQLK
- the LOC123044505 gene encoding uncharacterized protein isoform X1, whose protein sequence is MAAALPDWMMLERFVFCRESLLDSEAAPFIKADGTSSHGGSFSVAFLVLQPPGISRLYLQWPGGPKGGSQCVLVAAHRNLVLFRLTPDPVITRKAPFVDYRQDHFICGAQFSPSQRSLLLRKIPKCDQPALVDWRDGEKVTMPRSFDLNPVSILCRGDEEFALAQLNLRRSNDEWGKIEAELCVLRSKVSNRLHEWKSEKWLPIQYEGHERSDLDSWRTDRVVPFNKFLCWVNYGGGGILFCEVFKQKPNIFYLRLPIIAPRLHQCSLRFQEASRAVGVTKGSMGCDELRFVDVVCKDGNIIDPLGYGDNEGFTITYYALRITQSGGMEWDMLFFIRCYELWSINPQLPHELLKHPVVSMEDPNVVYFLMSERLEHVDKVSVVTLDMCTKKLLSIHPYINGKEDLLGKDADMVRRNATFLQTFLPSELPKFLKSHQLK